The window GGTGGGATGGTTCAAGCCCTGGATGTGGAGAAAGAATGGCGATTCTGCTTTGTCCCTCTTTACTTCAAGGCCAAACGCAAGTATTTCTGCACCATCTGCGCCAGGCGCCTCACCATCCAATAATCTCTCTCTTAAGCAGAGATGATTGTAATTAATTAGATGATGACTCATCTAATTGTATATAATTAATAACAAATACACTTTCTGATTTGCTTTTTACTTTGCTTCAGatgtgatgatgatgatgcaaGAATagttttgtgtgtgtgtgtgtgtgtgtgtaaataTTTGTTGATTGTTAATCCTGAGGTTAAATGATCCGCAATTTTGTGTTTATGCATGGAGAATTAATTGATGGTGCTCTGGGTTTGTTTCTTGCCGTTCTTTTTATCTGAAATTTAAGCTCAGATTAGGCTCCCATGAATAGTTCAAATTTACCTAGTTACCGTCTGAAATTGTGATTTATCTTTCATT is drawn from Coffea arabica cultivar ET-39 chromosome 1c, Coffea Arabica ET-39 HiFi, whole genome shotgun sequence and contains these coding sequences:
- the LOC113726356 gene encoding uncharacterized protein, yielding MCLVFVCDEDERVLARQIAPGACPYCGGMVQALDVEKEWRFCFVPLYFKAKRKYFCTICARRLTIQ